Proteins encoded in a region of the Eubalaena glacialis isolate mEubGla1 chromosome 20, mEubGla1.1.hap2.+ XY, whole genome shotgun sequence genome:
- the PPP1R3B gene encoding protein phosphatase 1 regulatory subunit 3B isoform X3 has product MAVDIECRYSCMAPSLRRERFAFQISPKPSKPLRPCIQLSGKNEASGTVAPTVQEKKVKKRVSFADNQGLALTMVKVFSEFDDPLDIPLNITELLDSIVSLTTAESESFVLDFSQPSADYLDFRNRLRTDHVCLENCVLKDRAIAGTVKVQNLAFEKMVKVRMTFDTWKSFTDFPCWYVKDTYAGSDKDTFSFEISLPEKIQSYERMEFAVCYECNGQTYWDSNKGKNYRIIRAELKSTQGTAQPPNGPDFGIAFDQFGSPRCSYGLFPEWPSYLGYEKLGPYY; this is encoded by the coding sequence ATGGCTGTGGACATTGAGTGCAGGTACAGCTGCATGGCCCCCTCCTTGCGCAGAGAGCGGTTTGCCTTCCAGATCTCCCCGAAGCCAAGCAAACCCCTGAGGCCTTGTATTCAGCTGAGCGGCAAGAATGAAGCCAGTGGGACGGTGGCCCCGACCGTCCAGGAGAAGAAGGTGAAGAAGCGGGTGTCCTTTGCAGACAACCAAGGGCTGGCCCTGACAATGGTCAAAGTGTTCTCTGAGTTTGATGACCCGTTAGATATTCCACTGAACATCACCGAGCTCCTGGACAGCATTGTGAgtctgacaacagcagagagcGAGAGCTTTGTGCTGGATTTCTCGCAGCCCTCTGCAGACTACCTGGACTTCAGAAATCGGCTTCGGACCGACCACGTCTGCCTGGAGAACTGCGTCTTGAAGGACAGAGCCATTGCAGGCACGGTGAAGGTGCAGAACCTCGCATTCGAGAAGATGGTGAAAGTCAGAATGACATTCGACACCTGGAAAAGCTTCACAGACTTTCCCTGTTGGTACGTGAAGGACACGTACGCAGGTTCAGACAAGGACACGTTCTCCTTTGAAATCAGCTTGCCTGAAAAAATTCAGTCTTATGAGAGGATGGAGTTTGCCGTGTGCTATGAGTGCAACGGACAGACGTACTGGGACAGCAATAAAGGCAAAAACTATAGGATCATCCGGGCAGAGTTGAAATCCACCCAGGGAACAGCCCAGCCACCAAATGGACCAGATTTTGGAATAGCCTTTGACCAGTTTGGAAGCCCTCGGTGTTCCTATGGTCTGTTTCCGGAGTGGCCTAGTTATTTAGGATACGAGAAGCTCGGGCCCTACTATTAG
- the PPP1R3B gene encoding protein phosphatase 1 regulatory subunit 3B isoform X2 encodes MPTLLILWQPNLFGGNKEMPKGVLACSNPVMAVDIECRYSCMAPSLRRERFAFQISPKPSKPLRPCIQLSGKNEASGTVAPTVQEKKVKKRVSFADNQGLALTMVKVFSEFDDPLDIPLNITELLDSIVSLTTAESESFVLDFSQPSADYLDFRNRLRTDHVCLENCVLKDRAIAGTVKVQNLAFEKMVKVRMTFDTWKSFTDFPCWYVKDTYAGSDKDTFSFEISLPEKIQSYERMEFAVCYECNGQTYWDSNKGKNYRIIRAELKSTQGTAQPPNGPDFGIAFDQFGSPRCSYGLFPEWPSYLGYEKLGPYY; translated from the exons ATGCCAACTTTACTCATACTGTGGCAGCCAAACCTTTTTGGAGGGAATAAAGAAATGCCGAAGGG GGTTCTAGCCTGCTCTAACCCCGTGATGGCTGTGGACATTGAGTGCAGGTACAGCTGCATGGCCCCCTCCTTGCGCAGAGAGCGGTTTGCCTTCCAGATCTCCCCGAAGCCAAGCAAACCCCTGAGGCCTTGTATTCAGCTGAGCGGCAAGAATGAAGCCAGTGGGACGGTGGCCCCGACCGTCCAGGAGAAGAAGGTGAAGAAGCGGGTGTCCTTTGCAGACAACCAAGGGCTGGCCCTGACAATGGTCAAAGTGTTCTCTGAGTTTGATGACCCGTTAGATATTCCACTGAACATCACCGAGCTCCTGGACAGCATTGTGAgtctgacaacagcagagagcGAGAGCTTTGTGCTGGATTTCTCGCAGCCCTCTGCAGACTACCTGGACTTCAGAAATCGGCTTCGGACCGACCACGTCTGCCTGGAGAACTGCGTCTTGAAGGACAGAGCCATTGCAGGCACGGTGAAGGTGCAGAACCTCGCATTCGAGAAGATGGTGAAAGTCAGAATGACATTCGACACCTGGAAAAGCTTCACAGACTTTCCCTGTTGGTACGTGAAGGACACGTACGCAGGTTCAGACAAGGACACGTTCTCCTTTGAAATCAGCTTGCCTGAAAAAATTCAGTCTTATGAGAGGATGGAGTTTGCCGTGTGCTATGAGTGCAACGGACAGACGTACTGGGACAGCAATAAAGGCAAAAACTATAGGATCATCCGGGCAGAGTTGAAATCCACCCAGGGAACAGCCCAGCCACCAAATGGACCAGATTTTGGAATAGCCTTTGACCAGTTTGGAAGCCCTCGGTGTTCCTATGGTCTGTTTCCGGAGTGGCCTAGTTATTTAGGATACGAGAAGCTCGGGCCCTACTATTAG